In a single window of the Methylophaga frappieri genome:
- a CDS encoding non-ribosomal peptide synthetase: MSIATIVSDFEALGVYLWAEHDQLKFKAPAGVLSDAHKEKLKHHKDELIAFLADPVIDGIQPDLENRYSPFPLTDLQLAYLVGRTNAIEYGGVGCHSYIELDMVAVDLEKLQTAWHKLISRHEMLRARITQNGYQQILRDVSSPPVIHHDFRQQPAETIENKMLALRERLAHRCYQPDQWPQYEMHLSSYDEGAVLHFSIDLLIADFASIQILLAELGELYNHPQRDLPKLSISYRDVVLARKAIQDNPKALTRYEKHKAYWLKRLETMPMPPELPMARQSRRTSEIQQATVTFNRLHFELPADQWQSLSQQATTKKITPSSVVLTAFTETLSRWSRHQEFCLNLTMLNRSTAHPDIRGLVGDFIEVNVLGVTPNPEHSFAERAVSIQQRLWQDLEHTDFSGIEVLREMSRQQGSNVIVPIVYTSTVGLSGDQLDANEFMHNAKLRYGITQTPQVWLDCQVTERNEQLLVDWDIRSDIFKSGVIEQAHGVFCKLLQDLASDAAIWQSTQPISLPEAMQHIREETNNTDGRLPAEFLHTGFCRQALTRPDAVAVISGDRQITYHDLARQALTLRSFMTDHVNTGDRVAIVMDKGEDQIAAVLAVLLANATYVPIEGAQPVARRNTILSDANIQVVLTDNSRLDSNWPANTTVIIVDKIDALPDSETTRQILNNTLVDHQDTFRKNTNRIGYIIYTSGTTGRPKGVMMSHRAALNTVADINDRFNISEIDNVLGLVSFAFDLSIWDIFGTLGAGATLVLPDADKRADPAHWAQVMSSHAVTVWNSVPAQLQMLTTQLEWQSDANLNPLRLAMLSGDWIPISLPDAARKHLPQLQVVSLGGPTETAIWCVSHLIGEVPDNAYSIPYGKPLTNHQIHILNTRLEPCPDWVTGEMYIGGAGLAAGYAGDSEQTKARFIYHPDTGQCLYRSGDLGRYRPDGIIEIQGRDDGQVKIHGQRIELGEVEAVICSHEGVRSAAVVCIGSPALLAAAVVPDETSPLQNSSLVNELNHFLTERLPGYMIPANLMIMPSLPLSSNGKLDRKTLQKTLSENKNHQADFEAPLETPLEQNVARIWRELLNIETLSRHDDFFSIGGSSLTAINLLSAFLAEGYPADIDLIFNNPTFSAMVFALEQSNAAKTEWLDSIDLSKMASHAMAGLKDAQPYEATSSIKTILLTGASGYLGSYLLNRLLRDTDYHLYCLLRCDDPEHGIERLIHSAAEKGLNIELNTSRLTILPGELSEPKFGLSDTAYQHLAENVDVVIHNASIINLMDPLSGLYPTNVEGVSHILSLASTTKIKPIHYISTIGVHHALPEDTAQPVLEHTPVMHWRPVTLTYEQSKIMAETLFGYAREHGMPVNILRPGTITWDTGEKPFINDDAFLKFYRACLAIKSYPASSLAVNIVPVDYVADCIVAITLSKTGKSENFHLVSEQSTPVETVYQWCNELGCSIMANSFKDWKNALDDNFILGFVNLYFGDDMDNGGHHQYSTENLQQVTASHGIESFSVTKGYLKSLTDQFHNADA; the protein is encoded by the coding sequence ATGAGTATCGCTACTATCGTCTCGGATTTTGAAGCGCTTGGCGTTTATCTCTGGGCTGAACACGATCAGCTGAAGTTTAAGGCCCCGGCTGGTGTGTTAAGTGATGCGCATAAAGAAAAGCTAAAACACCATAAAGATGAACTTATCGCCTTTCTAGCCGATCCTGTCATCGACGGTATTCAGCCAGATTTAGAAAATCGTTACAGCCCTTTTCCTTTGACAGATTTACAACTGGCGTATCTGGTTGGCCGGACCAATGCCATCGAATATGGTGGTGTTGGCTGTCATAGTTATATTGAACTGGATATGGTTGCTGTCGATTTAGAAAAGCTGCAAACAGCATGGCACAAACTCATTTCTCGCCACGAGATGTTGCGGGCACGTATAACTCAAAATGGTTACCAACAGATTTTACGTGATGTTTCCTCTCCCCCAGTAATACACCATGATTTTCGGCAACAACCTGCTGAAACGATCGAAAACAAGATGTTGGCATTAAGGGAACGCCTGGCCCACCGATGCTATCAACCTGATCAATGGCCGCAGTATGAAATGCATTTAAGTAGCTATGATGAGGGCGCTGTTCTGCATTTTTCTATTGATTTGCTCATTGCAGATTTTGCCAGTATTCAAATTCTGCTCGCAGAACTTGGTGAACTCTACAACCATCCCCAGCGCGACTTGCCGAAATTAAGTATTTCTTATCGCGATGTTGTCTTGGCCAGAAAAGCCATTCAGGACAATCCGAAAGCGCTCACGCGTTATGAAAAACATAAAGCCTATTGGCTAAAGCGCCTTGAAACCATGCCAATGCCACCAGAACTGCCTATGGCTCGGCAATCACGCCGAACAAGTGAAATTCAGCAAGCAACTGTTACATTTAATCGATTACATTTCGAACTACCAGCCGATCAATGGCAATCACTAAGTCAGCAAGCTACGACAAAAAAAATTACCCCGTCCAGTGTTGTCTTGACAGCGTTTACAGAAACCCTGTCCCGCTGGTCTCGACACCAGGAGTTTTGCCTTAATCTGACCATGCTGAATCGCTCCACGGCACACCCTGATATTCGTGGCCTGGTAGGTGACTTTATTGAAGTAAATGTCCTCGGCGTAACCCCCAACCCTGAGCATAGCTTTGCAGAACGCGCTGTGTCCATCCAGCAACGCCTGTGGCAGGATTTGGAGCACACTGACTTTTCAGGTATCGAAGTGCTACGCGAAATGAGCCGGCAACAAGGCAGTAATGTCATTGTGCCAATTGTTTACACCAGTACAGTGGGTCTAAGCGGCGATCAATTAGATGCCAACGAATTTATGCATAATGCCAAACTCCGTTATGGCATTACCCAGACCCCTCAGGTATGGCTAGACTGCCAAGTTACCGAACGTAACGAGCAGTTATTAGTCGACTGGGATATCCGTAGTGATATTTTCAAAAGCGGAGTCATTGAGCAGGCTCATGGTGTTTTTTGCAAACTTCTGCAAGACCTGGCTAGTGATGCTGCTATCTGGCAATCAACACAGCCAATTTCATTGCCAGAAGCCATGCAACACATTCGTGAAGAGACCAATAATACTGACGGCCGATTACCTGCAGAATTTCTCCATACGGGTTTTTGTCGCCAGGCTTTAACCCGTCCTGATGCCGTTGCTGTTATCAGTGGTGATCGTCAAATTACCTATCATGATCTGGCCCGACAGGCTCTGACACTGCGGAGTTTCATGACCGACCATGTCAATACCGGCGATCGGGTAGCCATTGTCATGGATAAAGGCGAAGACCAAATTGCTGCTGTATTGGCAGTACTGCTTGCGAATGCCACTTATGTACCGATTGAGGGTGCGCAGCCTGTTGCGCGACGCAACACGATTCTTTCAGATGCCAATATTCAGGTTGTGCTCACCGATAACAGTCGCCTTGATTCTAATTGGCCAGCAAATACCACGGTTATTATTGTAGATAAGATTGACGCCTTGCCTGATAGCGAAACAACACGACAGATTTTGAATAATACCCTTGTAGATCATCAAGATACATTTCGTAAAAACACAAACCGTATTGGTTACATTATTTACACCTCAGGTACAACGGGACGCCCCAAAGGGGTGATGATGTCACACCGAGCGGCTCTGAATACCGTCGCAGACATCAATGATCGGTTTAATATCAGCGAGATAGACAATGTATTAGGCTTGGTCAGTTTTGCTTTTGACCTGTCAATCTGGGATATATTTGGCACCCTTGGTGCTGGCGCAACGCTCGTTCTGCCTGACGCGGATAAGCGTGCTGATCCTGCGCACTGGGCTCAGGTCATGTCATCTCATGCCGTGACGGTATGGAACTCTGTCCCGGCACAATTGCAAATGCTAACAACGCAATTGGAATGGCAATCTGACGCTAATCTGAATCCATTACGACTGGCTATGTTGTCAGGAGACTGGATTCCTATATCTTTGCCGGATGCAGCGCGCAAGCACTTACCGCAACTGCAGGTTGTCAGTCTGGGCGGCCCAACTGAAACCGCGATTTGGTGTGTTAGCCATCTGATTGGTGAAGTACCCGACAATGCCTACAGTATCCCCTATGGTAAACCCCTGACAAATCACCAGATTCATATTCTTAACACACGACTGGAGCCTTGCCCTGATTGGGTTACCGGTGAAATGTATATTGGTGGTGCAGGTTTGGCGGCAGGTTACGCTGGTGACTCAGAGCAAACCAAGGCGCGCTTTATCTATCATCCAGACACGGGCCAATGTTTATACCGATCAGGTGACCTCGGGCGTTATCGCCCAGATGGCATCATAGAAATTCAAGGACGTGACGATGGCCAAGTCAAAATTCATGGTCAACGTATTGAGCTTGGCGAAGTAGAAGCGGTCATTTGCAGCCATGAGGGTGTTCGTAGTGCTGCGGTCGTCTGTATCGGCTCCCCGGCACTGTTAGCGGCAGCAGTTGTACCCGATGAAACATCACCACTGCAGAATTCAAGTCTGGTAAACGAATTAAATCACTTTTTAACCGAGCGCCTGCCCGGTTATATGATTCCAGCTAATTTAATGATAATGCCGTCATTACCGTTGAGTAGCAATGGCAAGCTGGATCGAAAAACATTGCAAAAAACCTTATCAGAAAATAAGAACCATCAGGCAGATTTTGAAGCGCCTCTTGAGACACCGTTAGAGCAAAATGTCGCTCGAATTTGGCGTGAGTTACTAAACATCGAAACGCTGTCACGTCATGATGATTTTTTCAGTATCGGTGGTTCCAGCCTGACGGCTATCAATCTGCTGAGCGCTTTCCTCGCCGAAGGTTATCCAGCAGATATTGATCTGATCTTTAATAATCCAACGTTCAGTGCCATGGTGTTTGCGCTGGAACAATCCAATGCCGCAAAAACTGAATGGTTAGATAGTATTGACCTGTCCAAAATGGCGAGTCATGCAATGGCTGGTCTGAAAGATGCTCAGCCTTACGAGGCAACATCATCCATTAAAACTATCTTATTAACCGGTGCGAGTGGCTATCTTGGCAGTTATTTACTGAACCGCTTATTACGCGATACCGATTATCACCTTTATTGTTTACTACGTTGTGATGACCCGGAACATGGCATTGAACGTCTAATTCATTCTGCAGCAGAAAAAGGCTTGAATATTGAACTCAATACCTCACGCCTTACTATTCTGCCTGGCGAGCTATCAGAACCAAAATTCGGCCTGAGTGATACAGCGTATCAGCATCTTGCTGAAAACGTTGATGTAGTAATCCATAATGCCTCGATTATTAACTTGATGGATCCCCTTTCCGGACTATATCCAACCAATGTTGAGGGGGTCAGCCATATTTTATCGCTGGCAAGTACAACGAAAATCAAGCCGATTCACTACATTTCCACCATTGGTGTTCATCATGCCTTACCAGAAGATACTGCACAGCCGGTATTAGAGCACACACCGGTCATGCACTGGCGACCCGTTACGCTGACTTATGAGCAGTCAAAAATCATGGCGGAAACCTTGTTTGGCTATGCACGTGAACACGGCATGCCCGTTAACATCCTGCGTCCGGGTACGATTACCTGGGATACCGGCGAAAAACCGTTTATTAATGATGATGCCTTCTTGAAGTTTTATCGGGCGTGTCTTGCCATCAAGTCCTATCCCGCTTCATCACTTGCCGTCAACATTGTTCCTGTAGATTATGTGGCGGATTGTATTGTTGCCATTACACTGAGTAAAACCGGCAAAAGCGAGAATTTTCACCTGGTTTCTGAACAAAGCACACCTGTTGAAACGGTATATCAATGGTGTAATGAGCTTGGCTGTTCGATCATGGCTAACAGTTTCAAGGACTGGAAAAACGCGTTGGATGATAACTTTATTCTGGGTTTCGTCAATCTGTATTTCGGCGATGACATGGATAATGGCGGGCATCATCAATACAGCACAGAAAACTTGCAGCAAGTTACTGCCAGCCATGGTATTGAGAGCTTTAGCGTTACCAAGGGTTACCTGAAATCATTAACAGATCAATTTCACAATGCTGATGCGTGA
- a CDS encoding thioesterase II family protein — MFTESVALRPAIQSVAEKWFRIYQARPGASQRIILLPHAGGSASFFRHWSTAFPDSIEVVSVQYPGREARINDALIDSMPELVAQLSEGLEEVLDKPYVLFGHSMGGAVAYELYLALLRQKLPLPTHLVISAIEAPTRRHVGDLHKQSDKALMTELKKLDGSQVNLADYPELAEIVLPLMRNDYQLIETYQPVLPTTPLNCPITVMTGDSDTELNPGDADAWQAETTANFRLLSFKGGHFYLRPEQQAVVRALTKICHQTQGAGSRQLYLP; from the coding sequence ATGTTTACTGAATCTGTCGCGTTGCGACCTGCGATCCAGTCTGTTGCCGAGAAGTGGTTTCGCATTTATCAGGCTCGACCCGGTGCTAGCCAGCGTATTATTTTGCTGCCACATGCTGGTGGCTCTGCCAGTTTCTTCAGGCATTGGAGCACCGCCTTTCCAGATTCCATAGAAGTGGTTTCAGTTCAGTATCCTGGCCGGGAAGCGCGTATTAATGATGCTTTGATTGATTCCATGCCCGAGCTGGTAGCCCAGTTAAGTGAAGGCTTGGAAGAAGTACTGGACAAACCTTATGTGCTTTTCGGTCACAGTATGGGTGGGGCCGTCGCTTACGAATTGTATCTGGCACTGCTGCGTCAAAAATTACCCTTACCAACGCATTTAGTGATTTCTGCTATTGAAGCCCCAACGCGCCGTCATGTTGGCGATTTACACAAGCAAAGTGATAAAGCCTTGATGACTGAGTTAAAAAAACTTGATGGTTCCCAAGTCAATCTGGCGGACTACCCGGAACTGGCAGAAATTGTATTGCCATTAATGCGTAACGATTATCAATTGATAGAGACCTATCAACCTGTGCTGCCAACAACGCCGCTTAACTGCCCGATTACTGTCATGACTGGTGATTCCGATACAGAGTTAAATCCAGGCGATGCAGATGCCTGGCAGGCAGAGACAACAGCCAACTTCAGACTACTCAGTTTTAAAGGCGGTCATTTTTATCTAAGGCCAGAGCAACAAGCGGTTGTTCGCGCCTTGACCAAAATTTGTCATCAGACACAAGGCGCTGGTTCACGTCAGCTTTATCTGCCCTGA
- a CDS encoding ABC transporter substrate-binding protein, translating into MRLSKAILLSVMPLWFSLSAHSADYPLTITDDRGKQVTFNAQPESIASISAFGADLLAALGKQATGMSTLNHQQSAFLGDTINDMVDLGEIHETNMELLTELNPDLTIGIRTYTEPFEKKFEEIGKFLAFDLVTYADSVESVEAVSAALGEADKGKQLNAEFADSLKAHQAKAPGRPSVVFLWHWADVPYGFYNHHLTMEIVSALQAHNAIGDSPQPDVQPLDSAPVSMETLLQLDPDIIVSFKGDAGPIQNHPVWHRLSAVKNGRAYRVGDQYVMPHGPIARDMILRELAYLFYPDHFPEPADIPAAARATAMTFTEN; encoded by the coding sequence ATGCGTTTATCCAAGGCCATATTGCTATCCGTGATGCCCTTGTGGTTTAGTCTCTCCGCGCATAGTGCCGACTACCCGTTGACCATTACCGATGATCGGGGCAAACAGGTGACCTTTAACGCCCAGCCAGAGTCGATTGCCTCTATCTCCGCATTTGGGGCTGATCTGTTGGCAGCACTGGGAAAACAGGCAACCGGTATGTCAACGCTGAATCATCAGCAGTCAGCTTTTCTGGGGGATACGATTAACGATATGGTTGATCTGGGGGAAATCCATGAAACCAATATGGAGTTACTCACCGAACTTAATCCGGATCTGACCATTGGTATTCGTACCTATACCGAGCCATTTGAAAAAAAATTTGAAGAAATAGGCAAGTTTCTAGCTTTTGATCTGGTGACCTATGCTGATTCGGTTGAAAGCGTCGAGGCTGTCAGCGCTGCACTCGGCGAAGCGGATAAAGGCAAACAACTGAATGCCGAGTTTGCTGACAGTTTGAAAGCCCATCAAGCGAAAGCGCCTGGTCGTCCCAGTGTGGTTTTTTTATGGCATTGGGCCGATGTACCTTATGGCTTTTATAATCATCATTTAACCATGGAAATCGTCTCTGCTTTACAGGCACATAACGCTATCGGCGACAGTCCACAACCCGATGTTCAGCCACTGGATTCCGCACCAGTTTCTATGGAAACCCTATTGCAGCTTGATCCGGACATTATCGTCTCCTTCAAAGGTGATGCCGGTCCAATCCAGAATCACCCTGTCTGGCATCGGTTAAGTGCGGTTAAAAATGGTCGTGCTTATCGTGTCGGTGATCAATATGTCATGCCACACGGCCCCATTGCCCGGGATATGATTTTGCGTGAGCTGGCTTATCTGTTCTATCCGGATCACTTTCCAGAACCGGCTGATATCCCTGCTGCTGCCCGTGCAACCGCAATGACTTTTACCGAGAATTAA